Proteins from a single region of Candidatus Omnitrophota bacterium:
- the pgeF gene encoding peptidoglycan editing factor PgeF, with amino-acid sequence MPEIHLHPKVTCAISNRDSGNMSLVYGDTGQAINNRRGFLKGIGIDYLDIVCAKQVHSNNVVYVKEGDKGKGASYYDDSIDAADALITDCRNLPLAVFSADCLSIFIYDKNSLSIALVHAGRSGTLAGIISRTIGLMQKIFFSVPGDLIVAFGPCIRSCCYKVKSEVAGLYSSGVIKINGHFYLDIAALNKSELLGLGVKEQNINDSGICTSCNNKHYYSYYKEGKSSGRIMSVMMLK; translated from the coding sequence AAATACATTTACACCCAAAAGTTACCTGCGCCATAAGTAATAGAGATTCTGGAAACATGTCTTTAGTGTATGGAGATACTGGACAGGCTATTAATAACCGCAGGGGATTCCTTAAGGGTATCGGTATAGATTACCTAGATATAGTTTGTGCAAAGCAGGTCCATTCAAATAATGTGGTTTATGTCAAAGAAGGCGATAAGGGCAAGGGGGCAAGCTATTATGATGATTCCATCGATGCTGCAGATGCGCTTATAACAGATTGCAGGAATTTGCCTTTGGCGGTATTCAGCGCGGATTGCTTGAGTATATTTATTTATGATAAGAATTCCCTTTCAATCGCTTTAGTGCATGCAGGCAGAAGCGGTACCCTTGCCGGTATAATATCCAGGACTATAGGCTTAATGCAGAAAATATTTTTTTCTGTTCCGGGTGATTTAATTGTTGCTTTTGGCCCATGTATCCGTTCCTGCTGTTATAAGGTTAAGAGTGAGGTAGCGGGATTGTATTCTTCCGGCGTGATTAAGATCAACGGCCATTTTTATCTGGATATAGCCGCATTGAACAAATCGGAGTTGCTAGGTCTTGGAGTTAAGGAGCAGAATATAAACGATTCCGGGATTTGTACTTCTTGTAATAATAAACACTATTACTCTTATTATAAAGAGGGTAAGTCATCAGGCAGGATCATGTCAGTTATGATGCTTAAGTAA
- a CDS encoding flavodoxin family protein: protein MLKALVTYYSRSGNTKKMADIIGTGINKDGIACEVKEVSEVKAEALVEYGLIIIGSPTYYGSMAAEVKKLLDDSVKLHGKLDGKIGAAFSSSANIAGGNETTILDILNAMLIHGMIIQGDPRGDHYGPVAIGAPDERVIKECQRFAARLARLARRLQE from the coding sequence ATGCTTAAAGCTCTTGTGACTTATTATTCGCGTAGCGGAAACACCAAGAAAATGGCTGATATTATCGGTACAGGCATAAATAAAGACGGTATCGCCTGTGAGGTCAAAGAAGTAAGTGAGGTTAAGGCTGAGGCGCTTGTTGAATACGGGCTAATTATAATCGGTTCGCCTACATATTACGGAAGCATGGCTGCTGAAGTGAAAAAACTTCTGGATGATTCCGTAAAATTGCATGGTAAACTTGATGGCAAGATAGGTGCGGCATTTTCATCAAGCGCAAATATAGCCGGAGGCAATGAAACCACTATCCTAGATATCTTGAATGCCATGCTCATTCATGGTATGATAATTCAAGGCGATCCCCGCGGAGATCACTATGGCCCGGTGGCAATAGGAGCTCCTGATGAGCGCGTAATCAAGGAATGCCAGAGGTTTGCGGCCAGATTAGCCAGGCTTGCCAGAAGACTGCAGGAATGA
- a CDS encoding divalent-cation tolerance protein CutA, whose protein sequence is MHIVILITVPKKNEALRIAKKLIEAKLAACVNIIPKVNSVFWWGSKADNASELLLIVKSKKSYFTKLVNTVKLLHSYKVPEIIALPIVSGNKAYLDWIDESLG, encoded by the coding sequence ATGCATATAGTAATATTAATTACGGTTCCCAAGAAGAATGAGGCTCTACGTATCGCAAAGAAGCTTATAGAAGCAAAATTAGCAGCTTGCGTAAATATTATCCCTAAGGTCAATTCGGTTTTTTGGTGGGGATCTAAAGCTGATAATGCATCGGAGTTATTATTGATAGTAAAGTCAAAGAAATCATATTTTACTAAACTTGTTAATACCGTAAAGCTTTTACATAGTTATAAGGTGCCGGAGATAATTGCGTTGCCGATAGTCTCCGGAAATAAAGCGTATCTGGATTGGATTGATGAATCTCTCGGGTAA
- a CDS encoding TlpA family protein disulfide reductase codes for MRKLVLILAFFVFVNFSVVFGVGEKPVSKAVDFELIDTHDDLVKLSSYKDKQPVLLFFWTTWCPFCQKELRVLNSMYSQLLEGGVEVLSINVGESPDKVSNFIKNYYLAFRVLLDKDSAVARQFGILGVPTYLLVNKEGNIVFSDNFFPNNYKDLISRQEK; via the coding sequence ATGAGAAAGCTTGTTTTAATTTTAGCTTTTTTTGTTTTTGTAAACTTTTCAGTTGTTTTCGGAGTGGGGGAAAAGCCTGTAAGCAAAGCCGTTGATTTTGAGCTTATTGATACACATGATGATTTGGTCAAACTAAGCAGTTATAAGGATAAGCAGCCGGTGCTTTTGTTTTTCTGGACTACATGGTGCCCGTTTTGCCAGAAAGAACTCAGGGTGTTAAACAGCATGTATTCTCAGCTCTTAGAGGGCGGAGTAGAAGTTTTATCAATTAATGTGGGAGAGTCTCCCGATAAGGTAAGCAATTTTATTAAGAATTATTACCTGGCATTTAGAGTTTTACTGGATAAGGATTCTGCTGTTGCGCGCCAGTTCGGTATTTTAGGCGTGCCTACTTATTTGCTGGTTAATAAGGAAGGCAACATTGTGTTCAGCGATAACTTTTTCCCAAACAATTATAAAGACCTCATTTCCCGGCAAGAAAAATAA